A window of the Gossypium arboreum isolate Shixiya-1 chromosome 2, ASM2569848v2, whole genome shotgun sequence genome harbors these coding sequences:
- the LOC108463527 gene encoding RHOMBOID-like protein 10, chloroplastic, with protein sequence MGSTLPQPFPFKWDLPTEEPTFHLITTAASLRLGNLLRHQLRLGFHLRSSFKKLCHLCNVPRLNHVWSETISNFMGIGNFRFANDVVCSSCSSYFCFFNGGEQRKYFGNEGNSGSSKMDTSRRNSFNTRKWTNILLAINVLIYVAQLATQGKLLLWGAKINSLIDKGQIWRLATYSLLHANIGHLMVNCYSLNSIGPTVENLSGPRRFLAVYLTSAISSAATSYWFCKAPAVGASGAIFGLVGSVAVFVMRHRYMIRDAKEDLQHIAQVIFLNMVIGLMSRGIDNWGHLGGLLGGAGVSWLIGPAWKYESMASDGRRIFSDQPPLFYLTDRKQKPQ encoded by the exons TCGCCTCGGCAACCTTCTCCGCCATCAGCTCCGCCTAGGGTTCCACCTCCGCTCCTCGTTCAAG AAACTCTGTCATCTATGTAATGTGCCCAGATTGAATCATGTATGGTCTGAAACAATTTCCAACTTCATGGGAATTGGCAATTTTCGGTTTGCAAATGATGTTGTCTGTTCCTCGTGTTCATCTTACTTTTGTTTCTTCAATGGGggagaacaaagaaaatattttgGAAATGAGGGTAATAGTGGATCATCCAAGATGGATACTTCCAGGAGAAATTCATTCAACACAAGGAAATGGACCAACATCCTTTTAGCTATTAATGTCTT AATTTATGTTGCACAACTGGCAACACAAGGGAAGCTCTTGCTTTGGGGAGCTAAG ATTAATAGTCTTATTGACAAAGGACAGATTTGGAGGCTGGCCACATATTCTCTTTTGCATGCAAATATAGGGCACCTTATG GTCAATTGTTATTCTTTGAATTCTATTGGACCTACTGTGGAGAATTTAAGTGGTCCAAGGAGATTTCTTGCAGTTTACTTGACATCTGCTATTTCAA GTGCCGCTACAAGTTATTGGTTCTGCAAAGCACCCGCAGTTGGTGCATCAGGCGCAATCTTTGGATTG GTTGGTTCTGTTGCTGTGTTTGTCATGAGGCATAGATATATGATCAGAGATGCCAAAGAAGATCTGCAACACATAGCACAAGTTATTTTCCTAAACATG GTTATTGGACTAATGTCAAGAGGCATTGATAATTGGGGTCAT CTAGGAGGCTTGCTTGGAGGAGCAGGAGTGTCTTGGCTTATAGGACCTGCATGGAAGTACGAATCTATGGCCAGTGATGGCCGAAGAATATTCTCAGACCAACCACCACTTTTTTACCTTACTGACAGAAAACAGAAACCTCAATGA